From one Flavobacteriales bacterium genomic stretch:
- a CDS encoding type III pantothenate kinase, with translation MTELILDIGNTRIKAALFRNGRLLRLTAFGSGPGPALRRFIEGFQIDRVGIGSVAGDADGLLSGLPDGSATIHLISTNDRSPIRSAYSSPATLGIDRWANAAAAAALFPQRAALAIDLGTCITYDLVDSTGTYLGGAISPGTRMRAKAMQAYSARLPLVETDQDAPPFGQSTVASLQAGIRHGVIGELEHFIAAAQQAHHGVGVVLTGGDALLHARALKSGIFAHPFLTLDGLRIILHHSLGAGTASGTGSGSAG, from the coding sequence GTGACGGAGCTCATCCTCGACATCGGCAACACACGCATCAAAGCCGCGCTCTTCAGGAACGGACGATTGCTGCGGCTTACGGCCTTCGGTTCCGGCCCAGGTCCAGCGTTGCGCCGGTTCATCGAAGGCTTCCAGATTGACCGCGTCGGCATCGGAAGCGTGGCTGGTGACGCCGATGGGCTATTGAGCGGCCTTCCGGACGGAAGCGCAACCATCCATCTGATATCAACAAACGATCGGTCACCCATCAGATCGGCCTATAGCAGCCCCGCAACACTTGGGATTGATCGTTGGGCGAATGCGGCGGCGGCAGCGGCCCTATTCCCCCAGCGCGCAGCCTTGGCCATCGACCTAGGCACATGCATCACCTACGACCTGGTGGATTCCACGGGAACCTATCTCGGTGGCGCCATCAGCCCAGGAACGCGCATGCGCGCCAAGGCCATGCAGGCTTACAGCGCTCGCCTACCGCTGGTTGAAACCGATCAGGATGCGCCGCCCTTCGGACAATCGACGGTGGCTAGCCTTCAAGCGGGTATACGACATGGCGTGATCGGTGAGTTGGAGCACTTCATTGCCGCTGCTCAACAAGCGCATCACGGTGTTGGCGTGGTGCTCACCGGAGGTGATGCCCTGTTGCACGCACGGGCCTTGAAAAGCGGCATCTTTGCCCACCCTTTCCTGACCCTTGACGGCCTACGCATCATCCTTCACCACAGCCTTGGCGCTGGCACCGCTTCTGGTACTGGCTCAGGGTCAGCAGGGTAG
- a CDS encoding HD domain-containing protein: MDSSGARAFILEQLRTRLPASRTYHCLEHTLDVYASAISIAEQEEVTGEGLVLLKIAALYHDAGFITQDTDHEEAGCRLVREVLPDFGFNERQIELICDMIMATRIPQSPRNKLARILCDADLDYLGRADFQRIGATLFEEMRTYGVLSTVREWNKLQERFIERHSYFTQTNKQLREPTKQKHLAEVRAWLERNP, encoded by the coding sequence ATGGACTCGAGCGGCGCAAGGGCCTTCATCCTGGAACAGCTTCGAACCAGGCTACCGGCTTCGCGCACCTATCACTGCTTGGAGCATACCCTAGATGTGTATGCCAGCGCCATCAGCATAGCCGAACAGGAGGAGGTCACCGGTGAAGGGTTGGTCCTTCTGAAGATCGCCGCGCTCTACCATGACGCGGGCTTCATTACCCAGGATACCGACCATGAAGAAGCCGGCTGCCGCTTGGTGCGCGAAGTGCTGCCGGATTTCGGCTTCAACGAGCGGCAGATCGAGCTGATCTGTGATATGATCATGGCTACGCGCATCCCGCAGAGCCCGCGCAACAAGCTGGCTCGGATCCTCTGCGATGCCGACCTCGATTACTTGGGCCGGGCCGATTTCCAGCGGATCGGCGCAACGCTGTTCGAGGAGATGCGCACCTATGGCGTGCTGAGCACAGTGCGGGAATGGAACAAGCTGCAGGAGCGCTTCATCGAACGGCACTCGTACTTCACGCAGACCAACAAGCAGCTGCGCGAGCCTACGAAGCAGAAGCACTTGGCCGAAGTGCGCGCGTGGCTGGAGCGCAACCCCTAG
- a CDS encoding HAMP domain-containing histidine kinase: protein MARQSHRSLWLLGSAIVYILAQFIWWTVLLLRRETEIAQLKGSLGRLDEAAGTPRTWMVLGEAGVFMILLGTVLMLAFLAIRRDLRLAALQRNFLLAITHELRTPVASMKLQLQTLSRPGLGEADAQSLRLAAIEEADRLAALTDKVLAATADGEEQIPLRPEPVNATDIVRGAVNRARLRDSSGHDWNLRLLPECHVNADPQALRSIVENLVENAVKYAPAGSEIGVELLDLGSSWRLVVTDHGPGIPEKERSRVFERFYRVGDEATRSAPGTGLGLFVVKRLVQRHGGRIELSDTLPHGATFAATFPKKN, encoded by the coding sequence ATGGCGCGGCAGTCCCACCGGTCACTTTGGCTCCTGGGTTCCGCTATCGTGTACATCCTCGCCCAGTTCATTTGGTGGACCGTTCTGCTCCTGCGCCGAGAAACCGAGATCGCCCAGTTGAAGGGAAGTCTGGGCCGACTGGATGAGGCTGCAGGAACCCCGCGCACCTGGATGGTCCTTGGTGAAGCTGGCGTATTCATGATCCTGTTGGGAACGGTGCTGATGCTGGCCTTCCTGGCCATCCGCCGAGACCTGCGATTGGCCGCCCTCCAGCGCAACTTCCTGCTGGCCATCACGCACGAGCTCCGCACGCCCGTCGCCTCCATGAAGCTGCAGCTGCAGACCTTGTCACGGCCGGGGCTCGGGGAGGCCGATGCGCAATCCCTCCGCTTGGCGGCTATCGAAGAGGCAGATCGCCTGGCCGCGCTCACGGATAAAGTGCTTGCAGCAACCGCCGACGGGGAAGAACAGATTCCGCTCCGCCCTGAGCCGGTCAATGCAACGGATATCGTGCGCGGCGCAGTGAATCGTGCCAGGTTGCGTGACAGCTCTGGGCATGATTGGAATTTGCGGTTGCTCCCAGAGTGCCATGTGAATGCCGACCCGCAAGCCCTTCGGAGCATCGTCGAGAACCTCGTAGAGAACGCGGTGAAGTACGCGCCGGCAGGCTCGGAGATCGGCGTAGAGCTTCTGGACCTCGGGAGCTCCTGGCGATTGGTGGTGACCGATCATGGCCCCGGCATTCCGGAAAAGGAGCGCAGCCGGGTCTTCGAGCGTTTCTATCGCGTCGGGGATGAAGCCACTCGCAGCGCACCGGGCACGGGCCTGGGCTTGTTCGTGGTCAAGCGCTTGGTGCAACGGCACGGCGGGAGGATTGAGCTGAGTGATACGTTGCCACATGGGGCTACTTTCGCGGCCACGTTCCCGAAGAAGAACTGA
- a CDS encoding 2,3-bisphosphoglycerate-independent phosphoglycerate mutase, with product MAKKAVLIILDGWGIGSGGKDDAIAQARTPFIDSLLASAPHASLRTDGSHVGLPEGQMGNSEVGHLNIGAGRVVHQDLVRIDRAIADGSLRTNPALKAAFAHARSHGGRLHLLGLLSDGGVHSMRTHAEALCKLAHAEGIKETLVHAFTDGRDTDPRSGQGYMERFLQSVAGTGARLASIIGRYYAMDRDKRWERVKVAYDLLVHGAGERVTDPLLAFDRSYAQGVTDEFMKPHAIIRADDIRPDTLADGDAVICFNFRTDRCREITQALTQRAFPEYGMMPLKLHMATMTEYDATYSGVSPIFRKDDLRMTLGEAVSLAGLQQIRIAETEKYPHVTFFFSGGREEPFPGERRLLLPSPKVATYDLQPAMSAQAIADAIVPELLAGAPDLVVLNFANPDMVGHTGVFDAIIEAVETTDACARQVVEAARKAGYQVLIIADHGNADKAMNTDGSPNTAHTTNPVPVITVTEAPIRLRDGILADVAPTLLDLMGMEKPVEMTGSSLIVR from the coding sequence ATGGCGAAGAAAGCTGTGCTCATCATCCTCGATGGCTGGGGCATCGGCTCCGGCGGGAAGGATGATGCGATCGCGCAAGCCCGTACTCCGTTCATCGATTCGCTCCTGGCCTCAGCGCCTCATGCAAGCCTGCGCACCGATGGTTCGCATGTGGGCCTGCCGGAAGGCCAAATGGGCAACAGCGAGGTGGGCCACCTCAACATCGGCGCCGGGCGCGTGGTGCATCAGGACCTGGTCCGGATAGACCGGGCAATCGCGGATGGCAGCCTGCGCACGAACCCCGCCCTGAAAGCGGCCTTTGCGCATGCAAGGTCGCACGGCGGTCGGCTGCACCTCTTGGGCCTGCTCTCCGATGGCGGGGTGCACAGCATGCGCACCCATGCCGAAGCCCTGTGCAAGCTGGCGCACGCTGAAGGGATCAAGGAGACCCTGGTGCATGCGTTCACCGACGGGCGCGATACCGACCCGCGCAGCGGCCAAGGATACATGGAGCGCTTCCTGCAATCCGTGGCCGGCACCGGCGCGCGATTGGCGAGCATCATTGGCCGTTACTATGCCATGGACCGTGACAAGCGTTGGGAGCGCGTGAAGGTGGCCTACGACCTGCTGGTGCATGGCGCAGGTGAGCGCGTGACCGACCCCCTGCTCGCCTTCGACCGGAGCTATGCGCAAGGCGTCACCGATGAATTCATGAAGCCGCATGCGATCATCCGTGCGGACGACATTCGTCCGGACACCTTAGCGGACGGCGACGCCGTGATCTGCTTCAACTTCAGGACCGACCGCTGCCGCGAGATCACGCAGGCGCTTACGCAACGAGCCTTCCCCGAGTATGGCATGATGCCGCTCAAGCTGCACATGGCCACGATGACCGAATACGACGCAACCTACAGCGGTGTGTCCCCGATCTTCCGCAAGGACGACCTTCGCATGACTTTGGGCGAGGCCGTGAGCCTGGCTGGCCTGCAGCAGATCCGCATCGCAGAGACGGAGAAGTACCCGCACGTCACGTTCTTCTTCAGCGGCGGCCGGGAAGAACCCTTCCCCGGCGAGCGGCGATTGCTATTACCCTCTCCCAAGGTGGCCACCTACGACCTGCAGCCTGCCATGAGCGCCCAGGCCATCGCCGATGCCATCGTGCCTGAATTGCTCGCCGGCGCGCCAGATCTGGTGGTGCTCAACTTCGCCAATCCCGACATGGTGGGGCATACCGGCGTGTTCGATGCCATCATCGAGGCGGTGGAGACCACGGATGCCTGCGCGAGGCAGGTGGTCGAGGCGGCTCGCAAGGCAGGCTATCAGGTGCTCATCATCGCCGATCACGGCAATGCGGACAAGGCGATGAACACCGACGGCTCGCCCAACACGGCGCACACCACCAACCCAGTGCCTGTAATCACCGTCACGGAGGCACCCATCCGGTTGCGTGATGGCATCCTGGCGGACGTGGCCCCTACCCTGCTGGACTTGATGGGCATGGAAAAGCCCGTCGAGATGACGGGCTCCTCCCTGATTGTCCGTTGA
- a CDS encoding choice-of-anchor L domain-containing protein translates to MKRFLSIGLVLLGSGAGQAQITVDNTLTPQQLVQDVLLGTGVVVSNISFNGVLNPVGVQPGSASFVETGPTNLGLPAGVLLTSGVTTGVAGPASFFASGTNTSGSDPDLVTLANQNINDRAVLEFDFVPEGDTVKFRYVFGSEEYPEYVCTNFNDAFGFFLSGPGIAGPFQNGAINIARVPGSDIPIAINTVNPGVPGTSGGNAATCAAADPNWTGNTVYYVNNGAGTTICYDGFTVVLTAVQPVQCGQTYHIKMAIGDGSDSAFDSGVFLEAGSFTSVPFIPTLSPGPGIIGTNTIMESCYPVTINFAQQGAGGDTSVVYIVTGGTATAGVDYVPAFPDSLIFYPGDSLQTFTFNCPVDVDGDETIILTLISPSPCAGITVTNEFIFTIIQPPQLVIVGGYDEIPCGGSATLTPTFSGGYPPYSISWSNGQTGNSITVTPNDNTAYTATVTDDCGTTAIAQFFVELEPLPPLNMAIVGPSTVMESCDNTGVNFIRPQGVPGDVPITITFSGSADNGSDFVWNSSLVIPDGVLNTIVPFDPLEDNMPDDGETVTITGTYTDSCGRTTSASVTITIIDAPLIFITTEDFTVECRPDSMLISALATGGVGSLSYSWSNGDLGPDTYVSMNEFANYTVTVTDACGRSAQDVVTISLICDVVVPNVFSPNGDGYNDRFVIDGITYTSNTVRIFNRWGQLVYEASNYQNQWDGDELPDGTYFYEVILSNKKDEPYTGHLTILRNGWR, encoded by the coding sequence ATGAAGCGATTTCTTTCGATTGGCCTCGTGCTGCTGGGCAGCGGTGCCGGGCAGGCCCAGATCACCGTTGACAATACCCTCACTCCTCAGCAGCTCGTGCAGGACGTGCTCCTGGGAACGGGCGTTGTGGTGAGCAACATCTCCTTCAACGGTGTATTGAATCCGGTGGGGGTGCAACCCGGAAGCGCCAGCTTCGTGGAGACAGGGCCCACCAACCTCGGGCTCCCAGCAGGGGTGCTGCTCACCAGCGGCGTAACCACCGGCGTTGCTGGACCAGCCAGCTTTTTCGCCAGCGGCACGAACACTTCTGGCAGTGACCCGGACCTGGTCACTTTGGCCAATCAGAACATCAACGACCGCGCGGTGCTCGAGTTCGACTTCGTACCAGAAGGTGACACGGTGAAATTCCGCTATGTGTTCGGCTCTGAGGAGTACCCCGAATACGTTTGCACCAACTTCAACGACGCCTTCGGTTTCTTCCTCAGCGGTCCGGGCATCGCAGGGCCATTCCAGAACGGGGCCATCAACATCGCACGTGTTCCAGGCTCCGACATCCCCATCGCTATCAATACCGTGAATCCGGGCGTGCCCGGCACTTCGGGCGGTAATGCCGCAACCTGCGCTGCCGCTGACCCGAACTGGACGGGCAATACGGTGTACTACGTGAACAATGGCGCTGGCACCACCATCTGCTACGATGGCTTCACTGTGGTGCTCACAGCGGTGCAGCCTGTGCAGTGCGGGCAGACCTACCATATCAAGATGGCAATCGGCGATGGTTCCGACAGCGCCTTCGACTCAGGCGTGTTCCTGGAGGCTGGCAGCTTCACAAGCGTTCCCTTCATACCGACGCTCTCTCCCGGTCCCGGCATCATCGGCACCAACACCATCATGGAGAGCTGCTACCCGGTCACCATCAACTTTGCGCAGCAGGGCGCGGGCGGCGATACGAGCGTGGTGTACATCGTCACCGGCGGCACGGCTACTGCAGGCGTGGATTATGTTCCCGCCTTCCCGGATTCGCTCATCTTCTACCCTGGCGACAGCCTTCAGACCTTCACTTTCAACTGCCCTGTTGATGTCGATGGGGATGAAACCATCATTCTCACGCTGATCAGCCCAAGCCCTTGTGCCGGGATCACGGTCACGAATGAGTTCATCTTCACCATCATCCAGCCTCCGCAACTGGTGATCGTGGGCGGATACGATGAAATACCCTGCGGGGGCTCAGCGACACTGACACCCACCTTCTCCGGAGGGTATCCGCCCTATTCGATCTCCTGGTCGAATGGCCAGACCGGGAACAGCATCACGGTGACACCGAACGATAACACCGCATACACCGCCACCGTCACCGATGATTGCGGCACCACGGCCATCGCGCAGTTCTTCGTGGAGCTGGAGCCGCTGCCGCCGTTGAACATGGCCATCGTGGGTCCCAGTACGGTGATGGAATCATGCGACAACACAGGCGTGAACTTCATCCGCCCGCAAGGGGTGCCCGGTGATGTGCCCATCACCATCACCTTCAGCGGGTCGGCGGACAACGGGAGCGATTTCGTATGGAACAGCTCCTTGGTGATCCCTGACGGCGTGCTCAATACGATCGTGCCCTTTGATCCGCTTGAGGATAACATGCCTGATGACGGAGAGACCGTCACCATCACCGGAACTTACACCGATAGCTGCGGGCGCACCACCTCGGCGAGCGTCACCATCACCATAATCGATGCGCCGCTGATCTTCATCACGACGGAGGACTTCACCGTGGAGTGCCGGCCGGACAGCATGTTGATCAGCGCGCTGGCCACCGGCGGCGTAGGCTCGCTCTCCTATTCGTGGTCGAATGGTGACCTTGGCCCCGACACCTACGTGAGCATGAATGAATTCGCCAACTACACCGTGACCGTCACCGATGCATGCGGGCGCTCCGCGCAGGACGTGGTCACGATCTCGTTGATCTGCGATGTGGTGGTTCCGAACGTATTCTCACCGAACGGCGATGGGTACAACGATCGCTTCGTGATCGATGGCATCACCTATACGAGCAATACGGTGCGCATCTTCAATCGCTGGGGCCAGCTGGTGTACGAGGCGAGCAATTACCAGAACCAGTGGGACGGTGACGAGCTTCCTGATGGCACGTACTTCTACGAGGTGATCCTCTCAAATAAGAAGGATGAGCCCTACACGGGGCACCTCACGATCCTGCGCAACGGCTGGCGTTGA
- a CDS encoding choice-of-anchor L domain-containing protein: protein MKAPLLTIAALALGLAGHAQLVINNTQTPAQLVNDVLLGNGVQAFNIRYNGVLNPAANVIGSGSFTATNSNLGLAAGLILSSGQANAVAGAQTSFSGNANGTGSDPDLVSVSGGNINDRAMLEFDFIPTGDTLKFRFVFASEEYPEYVCSFNDAFGFFLSGPGIAGPYSGASENIALIPGTTVPVTINNVNNGLNNNPTNATCPAQNPGFYVDNTGGTTVVFDGMTVVMQATYVVQCGLTYHIKLGVGDALDSTFDSAVFLEAGSFVSTGQVIPTLAQSTGVVGNTMLEGCNPVSLTFTRLGDTSTVDTVDIFIGGTATPGVDYTYIFPPQLIFPENVESVTITFDVPIDPDGPETMIITIEQLVACAGLVLQTNFTFNIDSPPPLVVTGDTIPSICGQNNLLIPSVSGGMGQYTYDWSTGATTATINAAPAVTTTYSVTVTDICNIPPQTVDFVVVLPIYPPLELVMWPDTLIDCLGNGDISVLSVTGGDGVFSYQWSLGGVPLGNGPLLNVPSSTPPVYYTMTVSEGCGTSISDSVQVGTVPLPDIEIETAGDQAVICAGDSTTLTITGITGGNGVYDWTWTDPNGGVIGTGWTITVPVFTTTPYIITANDQCGYTGVASVNGVMPIYDPFVLTMVPDHVLCAGDSTMVHALVNGGSGYYHILWAGADSLTDPLYWVSPVEDTEYRVMVRDQCGEVRFGETEIEVEHVSVDIVEVNEGQDDWYLLAATQPYARTWIWDMGDGTRYRNDEVRHSYLDLEEHWVTLNIVTPNGCYGNDSLLLRPPAHIYFPNAFSPDGDGWNEVFGPDGHYITHFEMQIFNRWGELVYSTNDILAPWDGTYGGSPAPTGVYVYKYRAEGHYFPPVDGMGHLTLLRGSQN from the coding sequence ATGAAGGCACCACTACTTACCATCGCAGCGCTTGCGCTCGGCCTTGCTGGCCATGCTCAATTGGTGATCAACAATACCCAGACCCCGGCCCAGCTCGTGAATGATGTGCTCTTGGGCAATGGCGTGCAGGCCTTCAATATCCGGTACAACGGGGTTCTGAACCCGGCCGCGAACGTGATTGGCAGCGGGTCCTTCACGGCGACCAATAGCAACCTTGGCTTGGCGGCTGGCCTTATTCTCTCGAGCGGTCAAGCCAACGCGGTTGCTGGCGCTCAAACGAGTTTCAGCGGCAATGCGAATGGTACTGGAAGCGACCCTGACCTCGTGAGCGTTTCAGGGGGGAACATCAATGACCGGGCGATGCTTGAGTTCGATTTCATCCCCACGGGCGACACGCTGAAATTCCGGTTCGTGTTCGCATCGGAGGAATATCCTGAGTACGTCTGCTCCTTCAACGATGCATTCGGCTTCTTCCTGAGCGGTCCGGGCATCGCAGGTCCGTACAGCGGCGCATCGGAGAACATAGCCCTCATTCCCGGCACCACGGTGCCTGTGACGATCAACAACGTGAACAACGGGTTGAACAACAACCCGACGAACGCAACCTGCCCGGCGCAGAACCCGGGATTCTATGTGGACAACACCGGCGGGACCACCGTGGTATTCGACGGCATGACCGTGGTGATGCAGGCGACGTATGTGGTGCAGTGCGGCCTCACCTACCACATCAAGCTGGGTGTTGGCGACGCGCTGGACAGCACCTTCGATAGCGCGGTGTTCCTTGAAGCGGGCAGCTTTGTGAGCACCGGTCAGGTGATTCCCACGCTGGCGCAATCAACCGGGGTGGTTGGCAACACGATGCTTGAGGGTTGCAACCCGGTCTCGCTCACTTTCACGCGCTTGGGCGACACGAGCACGGTGGATACCGTGGACATCTTCATTGGCGGCACCGCCACCCCGGGGGTTGACTACACCTACATCTTCCCGCCGCAGCTGATCTTCCCGGAGAATGTGGAGTCGGTCACGATCACGTTCGATGTGCCCATCGACCCGGACGGGCCAGAGACGATGATCATCACCATCGAGCAATTGGTGGCCTGTGCCGGCTTGGTGCTGCAGACCAACTTCACCTTCAATATAGATAGTCCGCCGCCGCTCGTGGTGACAGGGGACACCATACCCAGTATATGCGGGCAGAACAATCTCCTGATACCATCGGTGTCAGGGGGCATGGGCCAATACACCTACGATTGGAGCACTGGGGCCACCACGGCCACGATCAATGCTGCGCCGGCAGTGACCACCACGTACTCGGTAACAGTCACGGACATCTGCAACATCCCGCCGCAGACCGTCGATTTCGTGGTGGTGCTGCCGATCTACCCGCCGCTGGAGCTGGTGATGTGGCCGGATACCTTGATTGACTGCCTCGGCAATGGGGATATCTCCGTGCTGAGCGTCACCGGAGGCGATGGTGTCTTCAGCTACCAATGGAGCCTCGGTGGCGTGCCCTTGGGCAACGGACCGTTGCTGAACGTGCCGTCGTCAACCCCGCCGGTGTATTACACCATGACCGTGAGCGAAGGCTGCGGCACCAGCATCAGCGATAGCGTACAGGTGGGCACCGTTCCATTGCCGGACATCGAGATTGAAACGGCTGGTGACCAAGCGGTGATCTGCGCCGGTGACAGTACCACCCTCACTATCACCGGAATCACCGGCGGCAATGGCGTTTACGATTGGACCTGGACCGACCCCAACGGCGGAGTCATTGGCACCGGTTGGACCATCACGGTCCCGGTCTTCACCACCACGCCGTACATCATTACGGCCAACGATCAATGCGGCTACACCGGCGTGGCTTCCGTGAACGGTGTGATGCCGATCTACGACCCATTCGTGCTCACGATGGTGCCCGATCATGTCCTCTGCGCTGGAGACAGCACCATGGTCCATGCGCTGGTCAACGGCGGAAGCGGTTACTACCACATCCTTTGGGCGGGGGCCGATAGCCTCACCGACCCGCTCTATTGGGTGAGCCCGGTTGAGGACACTGAGTACCGCGTGATGGTGCGCGACCAATGCGGCGAGGTGCGCTTCGGCGAGACGGAGATCGAAGTGGAGCATGTTTCCGTTGATATTGTTGAAGTGAACGAGGGTCAGGACGATTGGTACCTGTTGGCCGCCACTCAGCCGTATGCCCGCACTTGGATTTGGGACATGGGCGATGGCACCCGCTACCGGAACGACGAGGTACGGCATAGTTACCTTGACCTTGAGGAGCATTGGGTCACGTTGAATATCGTCACCCCGAATGGCTGCTACGGGAATGACTCCCTGCTCCTGCGCCCGCCAGCGCACATCTACTTCCCGAATGCCTTCAGCCCCGATGGCGACGGCTGGAATGAGGTGTTCGGTCCCGATGGCCACTACATCACCCATTTTGAGATGCAGATCTTCAATCGCTGGGGCGAGCTCGTTTACTCCACGAACGATATCCTTGCACCTTGGGATGGCACCTACGGCGGCTCACCGGCTCCAACTGGCGTGTACGTGTACAAATACCGCGCGGAGGGGCATTACTTCCCGCCAGTGGACGGCATGGGCCATTTGACCTTGTTGCGTGGAAGCCAGAATTGA
- a CDS encoding dipeptidase → MDAYLESHKDRFLSELLDLLRIPSVSADPKYKADVARCAEAVRQRMQEAGLEKVEVCPTKGHPIVYGEKIVDPAKPTVLVYGHYDVQPPDPLDLWHSGPFDPVIKDEMIYARGSADDKGQFYMHVKAIEAMMKTGGLPCNVKVMIEGEEEVGSDNLGIFVSQNKERLKADVVLISDTAMIANDCPSINTGLRGLSYVEVEVTGPNRDLHSGVYGGAVANPINALCEMIASLHDADRRVTIPGFYDAVVELSPAERQALAEAPFDEEDYKRDLGIDAVRGEKGYTSEERSSIRPTLDVNGIWGGYIGEGAKTVLPSKAFAKLSMRLVPNQKSEAITKLFQGHFERIAPPSVKVQVRPHHGGEAAVTPIDSPAYLAASKAMEETFGKKPIPTRGGGSIPIVALFELELGLKTVLFGFGLDSDNIHSPNEKYGVFNYFQGIRTIPRFFANYATMNAKA, encoded by the coding sequence ATCGACGCCTACCTTGAGAGCCATAAGGACCGCTTCCTCAGCGAGTTGCTCGACCTGCTGCGCATCCCTAGCGTGAGCGCTGACCCCAAGTACAAGGCCGATGTGGCCCGTTGCGCCGAAGCGGTGAGGCAGCGCATGCAGGAAGCCGGCCTGGAGAAGGTGGAGGTCTGCCCTACGAAAGGCCACCCCATCGTTTACGGCGAGAAGATCGTGGACCCCGCCAAGCCCACCGTGCTGGTCTATGGGCACTACGACGTGCAGCCGCCTGACCCCCTAGACCTCTGGCACAGCGGCCCATTCGACCCGGTAATCAAGGACGAAATGATCTACGCGCGGGGCAGCGCCGACGACAAGGGCCAATTCTACATGCACGTGAAGGCCATCGAGGCCATGATGAAGACTGGGGGCCTGCCTTGCAACGTGAAGGTGATGATCGAGGGCGAGGAGGAAGTGGGCAGCGACAACCTGGGCATCTTCGTTTCGCAGAACAAGGAGCGGCTCAAAGCCGACGTCGTGCTGATCAGCGATACGGCGATGATCGCCAACGACTGCCCCAGCATCAACACCGGGCTGCGCGGACTGAGCTACGTGGAAGTGGAGGTCACTGGACCGAACCGCGACCTGCATAGCGGCGTGTACGGTGGCGCGGTGGCCAACCCCATCAACGCCCTGTGCGAGATGATCGCCAGCCTGCACGATGCGGACCGGCGCGTGACGATCCCTGGCTTCTATGATGCGGTGGTGGAACTGAGCCCCGCCGAGCGCCAGGCCTTGGCCGAAGCACCTTTCGATGAGGAGGATTACAAAAGGGACCTCGGCATCGATGCCGTGCGCGGTGAGAAGGGCTACACCAGCGAGGAGCGCAGCAGCATCCGCCCCACCCTCGATGTGAACGGTATCTGGGGCGGTTACATCGGCGAGGGCGCCAAGACAGTCCTCCCCTCGAAGGCCTTCGCCAAACTGAGCATGCGACTGGTGCCCAACCAGAAGAGCGAAGCCATCACCAAGCTCTTCCAGGGTCATTTCGAGAGGATCGCCCCCCCCAGCGTGAAGGTGCAGGTGCGCCCGCACCACGGTGGCGAAGCTGCGGTGACGCCTATCGACAGCCCGGCCTACCTCGCAGCGAGCAAGGCCATGGAGGAGACCTTCGGCAAGAAGCCCATCCCCACGCGCGGCGGCGGCAGCATACCCATCGTGGCGCTCTTCGAGCTGGAACTGGGCTTGAAGACCGTGCTATTCGGATTCGGATTGGATAGCGACAACATCCACAGCCCGAACGAGAAGTATGGCGTGTTCAACTACTTCCAAGGAATTCGCACCATCCCGAGGTTCTTTGCGAACTACGCCACGATGAACGCGAAAGCCTGA
- a CDS encoding tRNA-binding protein, whose translation MNTITWNEFEQVSLCAGTVLSAEDLPEARVPAYVLTIDFGPHGIKRSSARITERHAKEDLIGRQVIAVINFQPKQIGSIMSECLVTGFADAEGAIVLAAPQGTVPNGSRLC comes from the coding sequence ATGAACACCATCACTTGGAACGAATTCGAGCAGGTCTCGCTCTGCGCTGGCACCGTGCTCTCTGCGGAGGATTTGCCCGAAGCTCGTGTGCCTGCCTATGTGCTCACCATCGACTTCGGCCCCCACGGCATCAAACGCAGCAGCGCCCGCATCACGGAACGCCACGCTAAAGAGGACCTGATCGGGAGGCAGGTGATTGCGGTGATAAATTTCCAGCCGAAGCAGATCGGCAGCATAATGAGCGAGTGCCTGGTGACCGGTTTCGCCGATGCTGAGGGTGCCATTGTGCTGGCAGCGCCACAGGGCACCGTGCCCAACGGAAGCCGACTGTGCTGA